CTTCGATGACCGAAGACCACACGCCGTTTGGCTTCGAGAAGGCGCCTCGGTACATTGACCGGCGGTTCGAGCCCGCGACAGTGGCGGAGTGCCGGCCACCCTGAGTTCGATTGCCGGATCGAGTACGGCTTAGCGCGCGACGACAGGAACGGACATCAGACGACTGACATCGGTTTCGGCGTTGAGCGGCGACTCTCCATTTCAACTCGACACTCTACCGCGTCACGCCGAACCTGTTGTCTGACATCAGGCGTTCAGTTTTCCGACTTCGAGCGCACAGCCGTACGCAACTCGCCAAGACAGACCCCAGAGTGGCCGTGATCCACGCACTCCAAACAGCCGGCGGTGTCTCTGTCCGCCCTGTGTGTCTTGGCGTCGTTTGGAGGACTCACTCGGAGTAGTCCACCGGGAGCTCGTGAGCCGGGTCGTTGTACAAGATGGCGACCAACGGAATGCCGGGCTCGGCGACTGCGTCCGAGCGACGAGCCATGACCTCGCCGGCCACCCCGCTCGTGTATTCCGCCACTATTTCGCCAAACGCATTGCGCTGGATGGCGACCTTCTGCCCGACTTTGACCTTGTCATTCAGCTTGACCAGAAGCTCGACGAATCCGCCATGAGTCGTCAGGATCGTGTGCCCGCTGTTGCCAATGAAGATGTCCGTATTCCGCCCGGTGCGACCCATCTGACCGGAGATGATCCCGTGGTGCTTGAGCACATTCATCGTGCCTTCCACGAACAAGGGAATCATGTTGAGGTCCAGGATGCGTGAAGCGCCAATCTCGGGCGTGAGTGCGGGAATGCCCGCATCGATGAATGCGTTTGCGAGCAAAGTGGGATAGGCGGCATTGTCGAAGATCTGGTCGATCGGAAAGAGTTCCGCCATCGCCCGCACCTCGGGCAACTCCATTCGGGCAAGATTGAACGCCGTCACATCCATACCTGTCGTCCCCGTATGAAAATCGAGGGCGTAATCGGCGTTCGGTTTGAAGAGTCGGTTGAACAGGATCCCAGCATGCCGGCTGGCGGCACTGGCGCCATTCTCGTTTCCGGGCCATTCGCGATTGATGTCGACGAGGTCGATTCCTCGTCCTGAATTCGGCCACCTGCGCGCCATGCCTTCCAGGGCCGGACGGGATACGTCAGGGACCGCCAGCACCGTGCCCGACATCTGAGCCGGATCGAGCCGGCCCATGACGGTTTGTATGGTGTGCACCGGACTGATCTCATCGCCGTGCACACCGCCGGTCAGAGCGATGCGTTTGCCCGGCTTCGTCCCCACGGCGACCATCACCGACACGTACCAGTGGTGCCCCGTGGGCATTTGCACACCTTCGAAATAGAACGCGTGCGTCTTGCCACGTTCCAGATCATTCACGTCAAGAGCACTGATGACTTTCTTCCCGTGGATCACATCGCCGGTGTAGACCGTCGTTTGTGACTTTTTGGTGCCCTGAGCTCTCGCAGCGCCGGCCGTGCCCGCAAGAACAGCCGACGTGCCAACCAGGCCGATGGCTGCCATCATGAAGTCGCGTCGATCGATGCCTTCTTTGTGCTCGGACCGCATGGTGAAAGCTCCTTACGCTTTGCATGAGTCAGGAAAGCGTAGGCGCTGCATTGACGGGCAGCTATTGGCCGTAGGTTGACCGCCGTCGTGCGGACGGAACTGTCCGACATCCGGCTGGAATTCAGGCGGCGTGTGGCACGGGTCCACGCTCCAACGGCTCACCAAAGAGTAAGCGACCCTGAAGCCCCCGCCCCTCACTGGGGTGGACATCGGATGTAATTTTACATTACGATGTTTTCATGAGCGGGCGACGCCGTCCGGCCGACTCCAGACTCGGAGGGCCGTTGAGGGTCCCGCCGCTTGCTTGTGCGCTGCTCATCGCGGCCGTTGCCTGCGATGGAGGCAACGTAGTTCCATCCGGCGCATCGCTCGGCGGGACTTGGACGCTCCGCGCCATCAACCACGCGGCGCTGCCGTACGCGCTTCCTCAATCGCCCAACGGCTATCCCACGACGATCCTCGGCGCCATCCTCACCATCTCCGGAAGCGACTCTGGTTCGTACCTGGACGTCATCGCCGCTCGCGTAGTCACTCCCATGAGGACCATCGATACGTCGCTGACGTACTCGGGCACCTGGGTTTTCAGCGGCGGCTCGATCACGTTCAACGACAATATCGTTGGCGACGTTTATCAGGCTTCAGTGGTCAACGACACGATCGTGAAGCCCGTGTTGTTCGGGTACTACGGCGAATATTCCCGATAGCCTCTCAACGCGAGGCCGGAGGTTCGGCCACCGCCCGACGGGCGGTTGCTCTCCTACTCGTTGACGCGCGACTTCAGTTCCGAGCTTCATGTGGTGACGCCAGACAGAACCGATTCGCGGATGCTCCCCGGTTCTAGGACGTTCGACTACCTCGCCGTATGGAGACCTTGACTCAGGTTCTCCAATCGTGGCGGGACGGCCCCCATTCGCTCTCTTTGTGGTCAATTCGCTGGTTGAAGCACGACGGAAACCGATTGCTCGTCGACATGCCGCACCGTTAAGGCTCTTCAATCGGCACCAACGAGCTGGAACGCCGCCCAATACCGCGGATTCGACCAGGCTTTGTGCAGCTTATCCGTTCGGACGGCCTGCTGCGCGCGTTGTAGGGCCAGGGCCTTTGAGGGCTTGTCCGTGTCGGAGAGCCAGTGGCGATAAAACGCAGTCATGAGCGCATTTGTCGCCTCGTCATCGACGCTCCACAGGCTGCCGATCACGCTGAGAGCACCTTTGGCGAGAAATGCACGTTGCAATCCGAGGACGCCCTCCGCGGCGTTGAAGTCGCCAAAACCCGTTTGACACGCGCTCAGCACGACCAGATCCGCCTCGGTATGGATCGCGCGTTCGTCGACCAGCTCGGACACGGTCAACACGCCGTCTCCCGCGGATCCCGCGTTCCGTGACGCCGCGAGCGCGACAAACGATTTCCGTGAGTCCGATGGATTCGCGAATGCGACGCCGTGAGTCGCGAGATGTATGACGGTCGCGGTACTCATGCGCGCGCGGAGCTCTTGTTCGGAAGCCTGCCGTCCCACGAGGGGCTGGACGCCGAACAACCCGGCAATCGTGCGTGCCTCGGACTCCGCGCTATCCAGTGGGCCTAGCGAGAAGCCGTCGAGCGCTTTCGGAAGTGTTGGTGCGCCGAGGACCAACGCCGAACGGCGCCAG
The sequence above is drawn from the Gemmatimonadaceae bacterium genome and encodes:
- a CDS encoding succinylglutamate desuccinylase/aspartoacylase family protein, with translation MRSEHKEGIDRRDFMMAAIGLVGTSAVLAGTAGAARAQGTKKSQTTVYTGDVIHGKKVISALDVNDLERGKTHAFYFEGVQMPTGHHWYVSVMVAVGTKPGKRIALTGGVHGDEISPVHTIQTVMGRLDPAQMSGTVLAVPDVSRPALEGMARRWPNSGRGIDLVDINREWPGNENGASAASRHAGILFNRLFKPNADYALDFHTGTTGMDVTAFNLARMELPEVRAMAELFPIDQIFDNAAYPTLLANAFIDAGIPALTPEIGASRILDLNMIPLFVEGTMNVLKHHGIISGQMGRTGRNTDIFIGNSGHTILTTHGGFVELLVKLNDKVKVGQKVAIQRNAFGEIVAEYTSGVAGEVMARRSDAVAEPGIPLVAILYNDPAHELPVDYSE